In a genomic window of Dyadobacter fermentans DSM 18053:
- a CDS encoding endonuclease/exonuclease/phosphatase family protein, whose amino-acid sequence MKNYFLPLLALLAFHGVAATPPDQPVKKQRFKVMTYNIHHCNPPSAGDKIDVEAIAKVINAEKPDFVALQEVDVNTERSGKGKNQAQQLAALTGMKFYFSKAIDHQGGDYGVAVLTKFPIVDSAKYALPIRPELKEEDRTIAAVTVQLPDNRKLIFASTHLGLKEPNRMLQAETIWKHFGNTELPMILGGDFNATPDSPVIAFFDQHFTRSCTNCKPTIPVEVPKKTIDFIMHKKDSQLKSANTKVIDEKYASDHLPVTAEFTLD is encoded by the coding sequence ATGAAAAACTATTTCTTACCCCTGCTGGCGCTCCTCGCATTCCACGGAGTGGCCGCAACGCCGCCTGACCAGCCTGTCAAAAAGCAGCGCTTCAAAGTGATGACTTACAACATCCACCATTGCAACCCGCCCTCGGCCGGCGACAAGATCGACGTAGAGGCGATTGCGAAGGTGATCAATGCCGAAAAGCCCGATTTTGTGGCTTTGCAGGAAGTGGATGTGAACACCGAGCGCTCCGGCAAAGGCAAAAACCAGGCGCAGCAACTCGCCGCATTAACCGGCATGAAGTTCTATTTTTCGAAGGCGATCGATCACCAGGGCGGCGACTACGGCGTGGCGGTGCTCACCAAATTCCCGATCGTCGATTCTGCGAAATATGCATTGCCGATCCGCCCCGAATTGAAGGAAGAAGACCGCACCATTGCCGCGGTAACCGTGCAATTGCCCGATAACCGCAAGCTGATTTTCGCCAGCACGCATTTGGGATTGAAGGAGCCGAACCGCATGCTTCAAGCCGAAACGATTTGGAAGCATTTCGGAAATACAGAGTTGCCCATGATCCTCGGCGGCGACTTCAATGCCACGCCGGACAGTCCCGTGATCGCCTTTTTCGATCAGCATTTCACCCGCTCCTGCACCAATTGCAAGCCGACGATCCCGGTGGAAGTGCCGAAAAAGACCATCGATTTCATCATGCATAAGAAGGATAGCCAGCTCAAAAGCGCCAACACGAAAGTGATCGACGAAAAATACGCGTCGGATCACTTGCCGGTAACGGCCGAGTTTACATTAGACTAA
- a CDS encoding M16 family metallopeptidase codes for MKNILMLILAFCTLTAKAQNNFKVPPYEKFKLKNGLTVYLMEQHEVPLINVSAVFDAGSINDGERYGLASLTADALLFGTQKYTKAQIEEMTDYVGASMSTYASKDNAGLTASFAAKDQEKLFELIQQVLLYPVFDATEFDKHKQRTLLELAQAKESPRTVIGNYYNALLFNNFPYATPTTGSKSTVEKIDVASVKAFYLSNYTTGKGAIAVVGDFKAADMKKKVTAMFGEWKTAPARMVKRVAPNLEFEKNRVLLVNKEDARETTFMIGGKGIDYNSPDYVPVVVINTILGGRFTSWLNDALRVNSGLTYGAVSRFTRYKYAGTFGIYTFTKNSTTVPAIDMALNVLDSLHKNGINEEILASAKAYVKGDFPPDYESAGALARLLTDMFTYNFDESFINTFQAKVDGLTVAQAKDIIATYFPKDKLQFVLVGKASEIRDQVKKYGEISEKEIKADGF; via the coding sequence ATGAAAAACATACTCATGCTAATCCTGGCCTTTTGCACATTGACGGCAAAGGCCCAGAATAATTTCAAAGTACCGCCTTACGAGAAATTCAAACTGAAAAACGGGCTGACGGTTTACCTCATGGAGCAACACGAGGTGCCGCTGATCAACGTCTCGGCCGTGTTCGATGCCGGCTCCATTAACGACGGCGAGCGCTATGGCCTGGCCAGCCTCACTGCCGACGCATTGCTTTTCGGCACGCAGAAATATACCAAAGCGCAGATCGAAGAAATGACCGATTATGTAGGCGCCAGCATGTCCACCTATGCTTCGAAGGACAATGCGGGCTTAACGGCCTCTTTTGCCGCGAAGGACCAGGAAAAATTATTTGAACTGATCCAGCAAGTGCTGTTGTACCCCGTTTTTGATGCCACCGAATTCGACAAGCACAAGCAACGCACATTGCTCGAACTTGCCCAGGCGAAAGAAAGCCCGCGCACGGTGATCGGCAACTATTACAATGCGCTTCTTTTCAACAACTTCCCTTACGCGACGCCCACGACGGGCAGCAAATCGACGGTCGAAAAGATCGATGTCGCCTCCGTGAAGGCATTTTACCTAAGCAATTACACCACCGGAAAAGGAGCTATTGCGGTAGTAGGCGATTTCAAAGCGGCGGACATGAAGAAAAAAGTAACCGCAATGTTTGGCGAATGGAAAACCGCTCCGGCACGGATGGTGAAACGCGTGGCACCGAACCTGGAATTTGAGAAAAACAGGGTCTTGCTGGTGAACAAAGAAGATGCCCGCGAAACGACTTTCATGATCGGCGGAAAGGGGATCGACTATAATTCACCTGATTACGTGCCTGTGGTGGTGATTAACACCATTCTCGGCGGCCGGTTCACGTCCTGGCTCAACGATGCATTGCGCGTTAACTCGGGGCTTACCTACGGCGCAGTGAGCCGGTTTACCCGGTACAAATATGCAGGCACGTTTGGTATTTACACATTTACCAAAAACTCCACGACGGTGCCGGCGATCGATATGGCGCTGAATGTGCTGGATAGTTTGCACAAAAACGGCATTAATGAAGAAATCCTCGCGTCGGCGAAGGCCTACGTCAAAGGCGATTTCCCGCCGGATTACGAGTCGGCCGGGGCATTGGCGCGGCTGCTGACCGATATGTTTACCTACAATTTCGACGAGAGTTTCATCAACACTTTCCAGGCCAAAGTGGACGGACTGACGGTAGCGCAGGCAAAAGACATTATTGCAACCTATTTTCCCAAAGACAAGCTCCAATTCGTGCTCGTAGGCAAGGCGTCGGAGATCAGGGACCAGGTTAAAAAGTACGGCGAGATCAGCGAAAAAGAGATCAAGGCCGACGGGTTTTAG
- a CDS encoding isopenicillin N synthase family dioxygenase, with the protein MEPALLNEVPSLDLADFTSGDARRKQQFVEHLGEAFTNIGFVAIKNHGLSDELRNDLYDSVQEFFSQPDDVKRKYEFPELFGQRGYIGKGKETAKGFKVADLKEFYHVGQPEPVGQMPSNIFPEEFPDFKKYTLEVYHTFESTGKTLLRAIAIYLGLPEDYFEDKVKNGDSLLRALHYFPIPNPELVPEGAVRAAAHGDINLITLLMGASAEGLEVLRRDGQWIAITALPDQIVVNVGDMLDRLTNHKLKSTIHRVVNPPREKMGTSRYSIPFFMHPRADMDLTSLESCITSENPKLYTDMTAGEFLDERLRELGLKK; encoded by the coding sequence ATGGAACCAGCGCTATTGAATGAAGTACCGTCGCTCGATTTGGCCGATTTTACGTCGGGAGATGCCCGGCGCAAGCAGCAGTTTGTGGAACACCTCGGCGAGGCATTTACCAACATCGGTTTTGTAGCCATTAAGAATCACGGATTAAGCGACGAACTCCGTAATGACCTCTACGACAGCGTTCAGGAGTTTTTCTCACAGCCGGACGATGTCAAGAGAAAATACGAATTCCCCGAATTGTTCGGTCAGCGCGGCTACATCGGTAAGGGCAAGGAAACGGCCAAGGGCTTTAAAGTGGCGGATTTGAAAGAGTTTTACCATGTAGGTCAGCCGGAGCCGGTCGGCCAGATGCCTTCCAATATTTTTCCCGAAGAATTTCCCGATTTCAAAAAATATACGCTCGAAGTGTATCATACCTTCGAAAGCACCGGCAAAACGCTGCTCCGCGCCATTGCCATTTACCTCGGATTGCCGGAAGATTATTTTGAAGATAAGGTCAAAAACGGCGACAGCCTGCTCCGGGCACTGCATTACTTCCCCATCCCGAATCCAGAACTCGTGCCGGAAGGTGCCGTGAGGGCAGCTGCGCACGGCGATATTAACCTGATTACATTATTGATGGGTGCCAGCGCCGAGGGCCTCGAAGTGCTGCGCCGCGACGGCCAGTGGATCGCCATTACTGCCCTGCCCGACCAGATCGTCGTGAATGTGGGCGATATGCTCGACCGACTTACAAACCACAAGCTCAAATCGACCATTCACCGCGTAGTGAATCCGCCGCGCGAGAAAATGGGCACATCGCGCTATTCAATTCCCTTTTTCATGCACCCGCGCGCCGATATGGACCTGACCAGCTTGGAAAGCTGCATTACTTCGGAAAACCCGAAATTGTACACCGACATGACTGCCGGGGAATTTCTCGATGAACGCTTGCGGGAGCTCGGTCTGAAAAAATAA
- a CDS encoding VRR-NUC domain-containing protein produces MSALSAELPDPFTQEQVFPTDLPPKYYLEYFNYVLAFVRKRYAHILHESELEFLNDYESLSEDAQCLFIRFSNRSKSFFRTNSLSYSEIGDLPAVLTELLERNFIETLCEAHDTRFAEVIDLFTKPELLEVTRLLQPDVMPAKSIKKPDLVRWLLYEYDFKVLCEVIGEIEPVVKVSFEAEVMLMKFLFFGNRYADMTEFVVRDLGHVRFQSFDEQFLSIQFDTRKDADDTLMVSLMKETFDVIKQDLPPEEIYDWFMNWHVASGTSLSNKALPSFNSFILKVSAWLERKKMLSQALTIYQLTNDAPARERRVRLLYNLGEIDEALALCEEIAESPQNADERFFSLDFHEKIKNKKARIIKRTTRALKAAEAIEVPVSFRFRVEFGAITYYQEQGYNAFFSENEPWRALFGLLFWDIIYDTNVQTIHNPLQRIPSDFFLPDFYFKRSAQLKERLEAAHSREIIDELVSQTFADKYGITNVLVPWYEGALDKVLTLTSLLSPEKIHKIMLEMALNLRENTRGFPDLLVWNDDDYAFIEIKSPTDHLSSRQLHWQHFFAEHGVQSRIVRVNWIKEDISLM; encoded by the coding sequence ATGAGCGCTTTGTCTGCCGAATTGCCCGATCCGTTTACCCAGGAACAAGTGTTCCCGACGGACCTCCCGCCCAAGTATTATCTCGAATATTTCAACTACGTACTCGCGTTCGTGCGCAAGCGCTATGCCCACATACTGCACGAGAGCGAGCTGGAATTTCTGAATGATTACGAGTCGCTGTCCGAGGATGCGCAATGTCTTTTTATCCGTTTCAGCAACCGCAGCAAATCGTTTTTCCGCACCAACAGCCTCTCCTATTCGGAGATCGGGGACCTGCCCGCAGTGCTCACGGAGCTCCTCGAACGGAACTTCATTGAAACGCTTTGCGAAGCGCACGACACACGCTTTGCGGAAGTAATCGACCTTTTTACCAAACCGGAATTGCTGGAAGTCACCAGGCTGCTGCAACCGGACGTAATGCCCGCCAAAAGCATCAAAAAGCCCGATCTCGTGCGCTGGCTGCTGTATGAATATGATTTCAAGGTGCTTTGCGAGGTGATCGGCGAGATAGAACCGGTGGTGAAAGTGTCGTTCGAGGCGGAGGTGATGCTGATGAAGTTCCTGTTTTTCGGCAACCGCTATGCCGATATGACCGAGTTCGTCGTCCGCGACCTGGGCCACGTCCGGTTTCAGTCGTTTGATGAGCAGTTTTTGTCCATTCAATTTGATACCAGGAAAGACGCCGACGATACTTTAATGGTATCCTTAATGAAGGAAACTTTCGACGTGATCAAGCAGGATCTGCCGCCGGAAGAAATTTACGACTGGTTTATGAACTGGCATGTGGCGAGTGGCACTAGCCTCAGTAACAAAGCATTACCATCATTTAACTCATTTATATTAAAAGTAAGCGCCTGGCTCGAACGTAAGAAAATGCTTTCACAAGCGCTCACCATTTACCAGCTCACCAATGACGCCCCCGCCCGCGAGCGGCGCGTGCGGCTGCTGTACAACCTGGGCGAGATCGACGAGGCGCTGGCCTTGTGCGAGGAAATCGCCGAAAGTCCGCAAAATGCCGACGAGCGGTTTTTCAGCCTGGATTTTCATGAAAAGATCAAAAACAAAAAAGCCCGGATCATCAAACGAACGACCCGGGCCTTGAAAGCCGCCGAAGCGATAGAAGTACCGGTTTCCTTCCGCTTCCGGGTGGAGTTCGGCGCGATTACTTATTACCAGGAGCAGGGCTACAATGCATTTTTCAGCGAAAACGAGCCGTGGCGCGCATTGTTCGGGCTGCTGTTTTGGGACATTATATATGATACCAATGTGCAGACGATCCATAACCCGCTGCAACGCATTCCGTCCGATTTTTTTCTGCCCGATTTTTATTTCAAACGGTCGGCACAATTGAAGGAACGGCTCGAAGCCGCGCATTCGCGGGAAATCATCGACGAGCTCGTCAGCCAGACATTCGCGGATAAATACGGCATTACCAACGTGCTGGTCCCGTGGTACGAAGGCGCATTGGACAAGGTTTTGACCTTAACTTCCCTGCTTAGTCCCGAAAAGATCCACAAAATCATGCTCGAAATGGCGCTCAACCTCCGCGAAAACACCCGCGGCTTCCCCGACCTGCTGGTTTGGAACGACGACGATTATGCATTCATCGAAATCAAATCGCCGACCGACCACCTTTCGTCGCGGCAGCTGCATTGGCAACATTTCTTCGCCGAGCACGGTGTGCAAAGCCGCATTGTTCGGGTGAACTGGATCAAAGAGGACATTAGTCTAATGTAA
- a CDS encoding sugar phosphate isomerase/epimerase family protein, giving the protein MKKLIGLGCLTAALLGGSDLFAQGKPVYTAPIGLQAYTFRGSWGKGIEATLDTIKSLGVTEMEGGPIAGMTTEELRKQLDKRGIKMRSIGADYKKLSESTAQTIKDAKILGAEYVMVAWIPHEKGNFNLETAKKAVADFNKAGKELKEAGISLTYHNHGYEFVPYEDGTLFDYIVKNTNPEYVNFEMDILWTAFPGQDPAKLLLKYPTRWKLMHLKDLRKGVKGDLSGGTPTTNDVALGTGQIDIPATLKAAKKVGIKHYFIEDESPSYLKQIPVTIAYIKSIKE; this is encoded by the coding sequence ATGAAAAAACTAATCGGTTTGGGCTGTCTGACGGCTGCATTGCTGGGCGGTAGCGACCTTTTTGCACAAGGCAAGCCCGTGTACACGGCGCCGATCGGCTTACAGGCATATACTTTCCGCGGCAGCTGGGGCAAAGGGATCGAAGCGACCCTCGACACGATCAAATCCCTCGGCGTCACCGAAATGGAAGGCGGCCCCATTGCCGGCATGACCACCGAAGAACTGCGCAAGCAGCTCGACAAGCGTGGTATTAAAATGCGCTCCATCGGCGCCGACTACAAAAAGCTAAGCGAAAGCACCGCGCAAACCATCAAAGATGCCAAAATCCTGGGCGCCGAATATGTGATGGTAGCCTGGATTCCCCACGAAAAAGGCAATTTCAATCTGGAAACCGCGAAAAAAGCAGTAGCCGATTTCAACAAAGCCGGCAAGGAGCTGAAAGAGGCAGGCATTTCACTGACTTACCATAACCACGGCTACGAATTTGTGCCTTACGAAGACGGAACGCTGTTTGATTACATTGTAAAAAATACCAATCCGGAGTATGTGAACTTCGAAATGGACATTCTCTGGACTGCATTCCCGGGACAAGACCCCGCGAAGCTGCTCCTGAAATATCCCACCCGATGGAAGCTCATGCACCTCAAGGACTTGAGAAAGGGTGTCAAAGGTGACCTCTCAGGCGGCACGCCAACCACCAACGACGTAGCACTTGGCACCGGCCAGATCGACATCCCGGCCACCCTTAAAGCAGCGAAAAAAGTAGGTATCAAGCACTATTTCATCGAAGACGAAAGCCCGTCCTACCTGAAACAGATTCCGGTAACGATTGCTTATATCAAGAGTATCAAGGAATAA
- a CDS encoding M16 family metallopeptidase — protein sequence MKLRKILFAVAALTGLGVAHAQTRPEDVKTFTLPNGMKFLVLEDHSIPTANMYLFWKVGSRNEVHGITGLSHFFEHMMFNGSKNYGPKQFDRVMEANGGSNNAYTNENVTVYTDWFQKDALETIFKLESDRIGHLTIDPKMVESERGVVLSERSTGLENSNYRVINELVQSVAFQEHPYMFPVIGFESDIKSWTQADLENYFKTYYSPNNATVVVVGDIKYEVVRKLADQYMAPLAARALPPKIRTVEPPQNGERRVTTYKDITTPNVLLAYHVPETAHADYYALDLLSSLLSSGNSSRLVKSLVMDTTIASTVFTGLDNGFDPTLFAVYGVAGDNISAPDLEKAIEKQIDMIIQNGVTDSELQKVKNQKLMEFYRTLETINGKANSLGTYDVFFGDYKKMFEAPENYKKVTADDIKRVAGQYFTERNRTVGYLLPEKSK from the coding sequence ATGAAGCTCCGAAAAATTCTATTCGCCGTGGCCGCGCTGACGGGCCTCGGCGTGGCGCACGCGCAAACCCGGCCGGAGGATGTGAAAACTTTCACGCTGCCCAACGGCATGAAATTCCTCGTTTTGGAAGACCATTCGATCCCGACGGCCAACATGTACCTCTTTTGGAAAGTGGGCTCGCGCAACGAGGTGCACGGCATTACCGGCCTCTCCCATTTCTTCGAACACATGATGTTCAACGGCTCCAAAAATTACGGCCCCAAGCAGTTCGACCGCGTGATGGAAGCCAACGGCGGCTCCAACAACGCGTACACGAACGAAAACGTGACCGTGTACACCGACTGGTTCCAGAAAGACGCGCTGGAAACGATTTTCAAACTCGAATCCGACCGCATCGGCCACCTCACGATCGACCCTAAAATGGTGGAAAGCGAGCGCGGCGTGGTGCTTTCGGAGCGCAGTACAGGGCTCGAAAACAGTAATTATCGGGTGATCAATGAGCTGGTCCAGTCGGTCGCATTCCAGGAGCATCCTTATATGTTTCCCGTGATCGGCTTTGAGTCGGACATTAAGAGCTGGACGCAGGCTGACCTTGAAAATTATTTCAAAACCTACTATTCACCTAACAACGCAACGGTTGTGGTGGTGGGTGATATTAAATATGAAGTGGTCAGGAAACTGGCTGATCAGTACATGGCCCCGCTTGCCGCGCGCGCCCTCCCGCCGAAGATCCGCACCGTGGAGCCGCCGCAGAATGGCGAGCGCCGCGTGACGACCTACAAAGACATTACCACACCCAACGTGCTCCTCGCCTACCACGTCCCCGAAACCGCCCACGCCGATTATTATGCGCTGGACCTGTTGAGCAGCTTGTTAAGCTCGGGCAACTCATCGCGGCTGGTGAAATCGCTGGTCATGGATACTACCATTGCTTCCACGGTTTTCACAGGGCTCGACAATGGCTTCGACCCCACATTATTTGCCGTTTACGGCGTGGCTGGGGATAATATCTCCGCTCCCGACCTTGAAAAAGCCATTGAAAAGCAGATCGATATGATCATCCAAAACGGCGTTACCGATTCGGAATTACAGAAAGTGAAGAACCAGAAACTCATGGAATTTTACCGCACGCTGGAAACCATTAATGGCAAAGCGAACAGTTTGGGAACTTACGACGTGTTTTTTGGGGATTATAAAAAGATGTTCGAAGCGCCGGAAAACTATAAAAAGGTCACTGCGGACGACATTAAGCGCGTTGCCGGCCAGTACTTCACCGAGCGCAACCGCACTGTGGGCTACCTGCTGCCCGAAAAATCGAAATAA
- a CDS encoding phosphoglycerate kinase: MTTLDSYDFSGKKALVRVDFNVPLNEKFEITDDTRIRATIPTISKILNDGGSVILMSHLGRPKDGPTEKYSLKHLVNPLSLILGKTVKFADDCIGASATELAAALQPGEVLLLENLRFYKEEEKGNEEFAEKLSKLGDVWVMDAFGTAHRAHASTAVIGKFFADKVCGYVMQAELDNAERLLEHSERPFTAIMGGAKISDKILIIERLLDKVDNLIIGGGMSYTFSKAQGGSIGKSLLEADKQDLTLELIEKAKAKGINLILPVDTVIADKFSNDAERKVVQAGNIPDEWEGLDIGPETAKIFSDIIKNSKTVLWNGPMGVFEFPNFAKGTNAIAEAVVAVTEENDAFSLIGGGDSASAINNAGYGDRVSYVSTGGGALLEYMEGKVLPGVAALQA, encoded by the coding sequence ATGACTACATTAGATTCTTATGATTTTTCAGGGAAAAAAGCCCTGGTGCGCGTGGATTTCAATGTCCCGCTTAATGAAAAATTTGAGATCACGGACGATACCCGTATCCGTGCGACCATTCCTACAATCAGCAAGATTCTTAATGACGGCGGTTCCGTCATTTTAATGTCACACTTGGGTCGCCCCAAGGACGGTCCAACCGAAAAATACTCCCTGAAACACCTGGTGAACCCGCTTTCGCTCATCCTGGGCAAAACCGTGAAGTTTGCCGACGATTGCATTGGCGCAAGCGCTACCGAGCTGGCCGCTGCATTGCAGCCGGGAGAAGTTCTGTTGCTCGAAAACCTGCGTTTTTATAAAGAAGAAGAAAAAGGTAACGAAGAATTCGCCGAAAAGCTTTCGAAACTGGGTGACGTGTGGGTGATGGATGCATTCGGAACTGCTCACCGCGCGCACGCTTCCACGGCTGTAATCGGTAAGTTCTTTGCCGACAAAGTTTGTGGTTATGTAATGCAAGCGGAGCTGGATAATGCAGAACGTCTTCTGGAGCATTCGGAAAGACCATTCACGGCGATCATGGGCGGTGCAAAAATCTCCGACAAAATCCTGATCATCGAACGCCTGCTTGATAAAGTGGATAACCTCATCATCGGCGGCGGTATGTCATATACTTTCTCCAAAGCGCAAGGCGGAAGCATTGGAAAATCCTTGCTGGAAGCTGATAAGCAGGATCTTACATTGGAGCTGATCGAGAAAGCGAAAGCAAAAGGCATTAACCTGATCCTCCCCGTGGATACCGTAATCGCCGACAAGTTCTCGAACGACGCGGAGCGCAAGGTGGTACAAGCCGGCAACATTCCCGACGAATGGGAAGGACTGGATATCGGCCCTGAAACTGCAAAGATTTTCAGCGATATCATCAAGAACTCCAAAACGGTACTCTGGAACGGACCAATGGGCGTTTTCGAATTCCCGAACTTTGCCAAAGGAACCAACGCGATTGCTGAGGCGGTAGTGGCAGTAACCGAAGAAAACGACGCATTCTCATTGATCGGCGGCGGTGATTCTGCTTCGGCGATCAATAATGCCGGGTATGGCGACCGCGTGAGCTACGTTTCAACCGGTGGCGGCGCATTGCTCGAATACATGGAAGGCAAAGTGCTTCCGGGTGTTGCGGCGCTGCAAGCATAA
- a CDS encoding outer membrane beta-barrel protein — MKILINLTAALLLGSGIVLAQAPQPLTGKGKVTGAVLDEKSQPFPFVNILLLQAKDSVLVKGIAADEDGKYAFDQVASGKYLTLVSMVGYQKAYSEPFNVKDTPVNLPTFTLKTDTQSLNEVTVVAKKPFIEQEIDRTVVNVENSIVSAGATALEVLERAPGVTVDQQNEQLKLRGKEGVIVQIDGKQTFLSQQELITLLRNTPSDNIEKIELITNPSAKYDAAGNSGIINIKMKRNKNYGTNGNVNLGGAWAKYGRANATGTLNHRAGKVSSFISAGAFYNKGFNNNDIYRTIPFEDKVTIFDQKTERINRSEYYNVRAGVDYFATDKTTLGVLVSGFYNDWSNPFGQTNTRILNEDLSLQRTFRTNVFNGGKMNNISSNLNLKHQFNDKGKELTFDLDYVHYGGKKKSELDTRYFNANGTPDDAATEIVRNDMPSDINIAMAKLDYTQPIGKGKFETGLKTSYVTSDNDMVFETFIDSWQLDPKRSNRFKYTENVNAAYANYAGAITKKIKYQVGVRAEHTHSIGNSVTLNQKRDRNYIDLFPSVFLSNQLDTNNVLNLSYSRRIDRPNYQSLNPFEFYLDPYTFQRGNPNLKPQYTHSFQLVHVYKNALNTTLAYSRIKDMIADELPQQIASENKTFVTSDNLDNQDNISLTVSFPIPVTKWWQVQTNFTGVYNHYKSYYLEQQLEIKQVSWNMYASNQFTIGKGWSAELSGWYNSRQFYGLYAARPMGMINAGVQKNIMNKKGTIRLNVNDIFWTNRFNGTAVYKDIDFRVRSEWPSRQFRLTFTYNFGNQNVKGARQRNTGSDDLQKRAGGN; from the coding sequence ATGAAAATCTTAATCAACCTAACTGCAGCACTGCTGCTGGGCAGTGGTATTGTGCTCGCACAAGCGCCCCAGCCCCTTACCGGAAAAGGAAAGGTGACCGGCGCGGTGCTTGATGAAAAGTCGCAGCCCTTCCCCTTCGTGAACATTTTGCTGCTGCAAGCGAAAGATTCGGTGCTCGTGAAAGGTATCGCAGCCGACGAAGACGGCAAGTATGCATTCGACCAGGTGGCATCCGGCAAATACCTCACGCTTGTTTCGATGGTGGGCTATCAGAAAGCATACAGCGAACCATTTAATGTGAAAGATACGCCCGTAAACCTTCCCACTTTCACTCTCAAAACCGACACACAATCGCTGAACGAGGTGACCGTCGTGGCGAAAAAGCCATTCATCGAACAAGAGATCGACCGGACGGTGGTGAATGTGGAAAACAGCATTGTTTCCGCCGGCGCAACGGCGCTGGAAGTGCTGGAACGCGCTCCCGGTGTGACGGTCGACCAGCAGAACGAACAACTGAAACTGCGTGGTAAGGAAGGTGTAATCGTCCAGATCGATGGAAAACAAACCTTTTTATCCCAGCAAGAACTCATCACACTCCTGCGCAACACACCGAGCGACAACATCGAAAAAATTGAACTGATCACCAACCCTTCGGCCAAATACGACGCGGCGGGAAACTCGGGGATCATCAATATCAAAATGAAGCGCAATAAAAACTATGGTACCAACGGCAATGTAAACCTGGGCGGCGCCTGGGCAAAATACGGGCGGGCAAATGCCACTGGTACATTGAACCACCGCGCTGGAAAAGTAAGCTCATTCATTAGCGCCGGCGCTTTTTATAATAAGGGTTTTAACAACAACGACATCTACCGCACCATTCCCTTCGAGGATAAAGTGACGATTTTCGACCAGAAAACGGAGCGTATCAACCGGTCGGAATACTACAATGTGCGTGCCGGCGTCGATTATTTTGCAACGGATAAAACCACATTGGGCGTACTCGTTTCGGGTTTCTACAACGATTGGAGCAACCCGTTCGGGCAAACGAATACGAGAATATTGAACGAAGACCTGAGCCTGCAACGGACATTCCGGACCAACGTTTTCAATGGCGGCAAAATGAATAACATCAGTTCCAACCTGAACCTCAAACACCAGTTCAACGACAAAGGCAAGGAACTGACTTTCGACCTCGACTACGTGCATTACGGCGGCAAAAAGAAAAGCGAGCTGGATACCCGCTACTTCAATGCCAACGGCACGCCCGACGACGCGGCTACCGAAATTGTCCGCAACGACATGCCTTCGGACATCAACATTGCAATGGCGAAACTGGATTACACCCAGCCGATCGGTAAAGGAAAATTTGAAACCGGTTTGAAAACCAGCTACGTGACTTCGGATAACGACATGGTGTTCGAAACATTCATCGACAGCTGGCAGCTCGACCCGAAGCGTTCCAATCGGTTCAAATACACCGAAAATGTGAATGCAGCTTACGCCAACTACGCCGGCGCTATCACCAAAAAAATCAAATACCAGGTCGGCGTCCGTGCTGAACACACGCACTCGATCGGCAACTCGGTGACGCTGAACCAGAAGCGCGACAGAAATTATATCGATCTGTTCCCCAGCGTGTTCCTGTCTAACCAGCTGGATACAAATAACGTCCTCAACCTGTCGTACAGCCGCCGGATCGACCGCCCGAACTACCAATCGCTGAACCCGTTTGAGTTTTACCTCGACCCATACACATTCCAGCGCGGTAACCCGAACCTGAAACCTCAGTACACACATTCGTTCCAATTGGTACACGTGTACAAAAATGCATTGAACACAACGCTGGCTTACAGCCGCATTAAGGATATGATCGCAGATGAGCTGCCGCAGCAGATCGCGTCGGAAAACAAAACATTCGTGACGTCGGATAACCTTGATAATCAGGACAACATCAGCCTGACGGTGTCCTTCCCGATACCGGTAACTAAGTGGTGGCAGGTGCAGACGAACTTTACGGGCGTGTATAACCATTACAAATCATATTACCTCGAACAACAGCTCGAAATCAAGCAGGTATCGTGGAATATGTATGCGAGCAATCAATTTACCATCGGCAAAGGATGGTCCGCTGAGCTCTCCGGATGGTATAATAGCCGGCAGTTCTATGGCTTGTACGCCGCCCGCCCGATGGGAATGATCAATGCAGGTGTTCAAAAGAATATCATGAACAAAAAAGGAACGATCCGCCTGAATGTGAACGACATCTTCTGGACCAACCGCTTCAACGGTACTGCGGTGTACAAGGATATCGATTTCAGAGTGCGTTCCGAATGGCCCAGCCGCCAGTTCAGACTGACCTTCACTTACAACTTCGGTAACCAGAATGTGAAGGGAGCCCGCCAGCGCAACACCGGTTCGGATGATTTGCAGAAACGCGCAGGCGGCAATTAA